The Bradyrhizobium sp. CCGB01 genome segment CAGGTCCATCTCCAGCAGCCGCCGCGCCTGCGCGCGCGCATCCATGCCGGTCTCGAAGAATCGGTAGGTGCCGCGGCCGTCCGCCTTGGCGCGGTACAGCGCGAGGTCGGCGTTTTTCAACAGCTCGTCGGGATTGCTGCCGTCCTGCGGCGACAGCGAGATGCCGATCGAGACGCCAATGACGATCTGGTGGTCCTCGATCTCGTAAGGCGCAGAGATGACCTCGACCAGGCGGCCGGCAAGGGACCTTGCCGCGGTTTCCTCCGACCGTCCGATCTGGACCACGGCGAACTCGTCGCCTCCGAGCCGCGCCACGGTGTCGCTCTCGCCGACGGTGGCCTTCAGCCTGCGGCCGACCTCTTTGAGCAGCGCATCGCCGATGGGGTGGCCGAGCGAGTCGTTGATGTCCTTGAAGTGATCGAGATCGAGACAGAGCACCGCGATCTGATCGCCCGACTTCACCCGGCGCAGGCCCTGCTGGAGCTGCTCGTGGAACAGCACGCGGTTCGGCAGACTGGTCAGCGCGTCATGGCGCGCCATGTGCGAGATCTTGGCCTGCGCCTCCAGCCATTCGGTGATGTCCTCGAAGGTCGCGACCCAGCCGCCGCCCTGCATCGGCTGGTTGACGACGCGGATGGAGCGGCCGAACCGGGTCACAACCTGGCTGGTCGTGCGGCCCTCGCGCGCGTCGGCGACGAGGCGCGCGAAGAATTCGCCCGCATCCCCCTGCCACTGGCCCTTGGCCTGCTCCTCCCGTAGCACGTCGACGAGCAGGCGGCCGGTGAGCAGAATGTCGGTACGGCCGAGCATCGCGGCGTAGCGCTCGTTGAAGAGCTGGATCTTGCCCTCGGCATCGAACATGCACAGCCCCTGCGACATGTTCTCGAGTGCAGTGTCCAGCACGACCTGCTGGCGTCCCAGTTCGCCCTTGGCGCGGCGGTCGAGCACAGCCGCCGCGAGCGCGATCGCGATGATCGCGGCGGCGGCGCTGGCGGTGAGGATGGACAATGAAGCCGGCGGGATCGACAGGCCGCTGATGACGACCGCAGGATCCGGCGTCAGCTCCACGGCGCCCATGGCAGTGAAATGATGTGAGACGATGGCCAGCGTCAGCAGCACCGTCGCGCCGAGCGCGCTAGCAAGGCTGTCGCGTCGCCCTGCAACGACCATGGCAAGCGATCCAAGGACGATGCCGAGGACGATCGAGACCGTCACTGTGCCGGTCGTCCAGCCGATGCGCGCGGGAATCTCGAGCGCCATCATGCCGGTGTAATGCATGGCGGCAACGCCGGCACCGACGACGGCGCCACCAAGCGCAACCAGGATCCCCCGCGTCACCGACACCGAGATGCTCAGCCCGATGAAGGTGACCGCGATCGCGAAGATCAGCGACAGGATCGTCAACGGAATATTGTATGCGCCACCCGCTCCAGGCCCGTAAGCCTGCATCGCGATGAAATGGGTTGCCCAGATGCCGCCGCCGGCGACAACGGCATCGAGCGCGACCCACGATACGCGGGCTCCCCCGTTCGCCGCACGCGCGCGGTGGAACAGGCTGATCGCCGCTGCGCTGGCGAGCAGACACACCGCTCCGCCGAGTGCGACCAGACGCCAATCATGCTGATCCGTCAGGCAGTAAAGAACTTGATGCATTGCCGGCCCCTATTCCAACCGCACTAGAACCGGCAGAGATGGACAGTCGGTAACCGGCTATGTACCGGTTCCAGTAATGGTGAACAGGGAATGTGTGGGATCGCTCACATTGAGTCCCCTCACGCCTTCGCGTCATCAGCTGCATATGAGCCGAGGCCGATCACGGCGGCGGCGAGCAGCAGGACGGCCGCCGATATGATTAGCGACTGGTGAAGGCCCATCATGAAGGCACTGTCCGAGGCCACCAGCGAGCCGAACAGCGCGACGCCGAGCACGCTGCCGGTCTGCCGCGTCGCGTTCAGGACGCCGGCGGCGATGCCGGAGCGCGCCTTGTCGACGCTGCCGAGCAAGGTGGAGGTCAGCGGCGGCACCAGCAGGCCAAGTCCACCGCTGATCGCGATCATCTGCGCAAAGATCGCGAAGTAGCTGGTCCCGGCTTCGATCCAGAGCAGGCCGAGACAACCGAGCGCCGAGATGCAGGCGCCGACCACGATGGTCGGGCACGAGCCGATGCGTTCGGCCAGACGCGGCGCCAGCAAATTGACCGGCAGCACCGCACCCATCATTGGCACGAAGGCGAGCCCGGTCCACCATGCCGACAGCCCGTTGATCCTCTGGAAATACAGGCTCAGCACGAAGATCAGGCCGTAGATCGCGACGTTGACGAGGAGACCGACGATCGTGGTCAGGGTAAACAGGCGGTGACTGAACAGCGACAGCGGCAGCATCGGCTGCGCGGTGCGGCTCTCGCGCCAGACGAAGAGCACCGCCAACGCGGCTGAGGCAACGAAGGCCGCGATCACGGCTGGATGACTCCAGCCGAGCGAGCCACCCTCGATGATCGCGCCGGCGAGCGCGCCCAGCGCACCGATCGCAGCGATCTGGCCGGGCAGATCGATCTCGCGCGAGCGTGCCCGCGTGGTCTCGCTGGCGTAGCGCCAGCTCAGCCACAGGCCGGCAAGACCGATCGGCAGATTGACCAGGAAGATCGCGCGCCAGCTAACCAGCGTGATCAGCGCGCCGCCGACGAAGGGACCGGCCGTAAGTGCCAGGCTCGCGCCGGCGGCCCAGACCGCCACGGCGCGGCCGCGCTCGCGGTCGTCGGCATAGGCATGATTGAGCAGCGCCAGCGAATTCGGCACCAGGATTGCCGCCGCCAGCCCCTGGACCAGCCGCGCTGCGATCAGCACGGCCGCATCGGGGGACAATGCGCAGGCGAGCGAGGCCGCGGTGAAGATGGCGAACCCCGCCATGAAGATGCGCTTGGCGCCGATGCGGTCGCCGAGCGCACCGGCGGTCAGAATGAAAGCGGCAAAGGCGATGGTGTAGGCGCTGACCACCCATTGCAGCTCGGCGACGCCGCCGCCGAGCGTTTTGCCCATCGCATCCAGCGCGGTGTTGACGATGGTGACGTCGAGTTGCACCACGCCATAGCCGAGGCTCATCGCGGCAAGCGTGAGGGAGGTCGCAAGGCGCGAGCCGGCACGCGGCGCGCCGGCTAGCGTTTCATATTTGATGGTACTCGCTCGCATGCTGCCACCTCGGTTTGCAGCCCCATGCGAAACATACGCCTTCAGCCCGCCATCATGCTTCGACAATGACCGAATGATGGATGTGCGTTTGCCGGTCTCACCACATCCGCGGTGTCATCGCCCGCGCAGGTGGGCGATGCTGCAGGAACAGAAGTCCTGCGCGTACCTTCCCGGCTGCGCCCGCTAGCTTGCCGCGCGCAGGTTCACCTTGCTCTCGGCGAGCGTGGTCAGCTTCTTGTCGGTCGCCTTCTCTTCTTCCAGCGTCTTGGCGAGCACGGTGGCGCAGTCGTTGCGGCCGAGTTGCTTGGCCCAGGCGATCAGGCTGCCGTAGCGCACGATCTCGTAATGCTCCGCGGCCTGCGCCGCGTTGATCAGCGCGGCGTCCAGCACCGCCTTGTCGGCGACTTCGCCGGCGGTCTCGTCGGCTTCCTCGATGATGCCGTCGATGGCCGGGCAGTCGACCGCCTTCACCTGCGCGCCGTGCATCCTGAACACTTCCTCGAGGCGCGCGACGTGCTGCTTGGTTTCCTCGAGGTGCGTCAAAAAGCCCTGCTTCAACTGCGGATCGGTGGCCTTATCTGCCATTTTCGGCAGCGCCTTGGTGAGCTGCTGCTCGGCATAATAGATGTCCTGAAGCTGATGCACGAACAGGTCGTTCATGGTCTTGATGTCTTTTGTGAACAGTCCCATCGTTCCGATCCTCTCGGTTTCGGGAACACGGAGGCGTCGGCTTGCACGAAAAGCCGATTATTCCGCCATGTTCGATTGCTGATGGAGCGCTAACCAGCGCATTGCACCGACGTTCCAAAAAACCCGTATTGCTTGCGTTGGAACAATGCCGATCGCGATCGGATACGAAACCATGTCAACACACGGACGCGCGATCCGGGCAGGTGCCTCGACTCATATGCTTAACGCGCGGCCGATATGAACCAGATATGACAAAAGCGGCCGGTCCGACGCAGAACCTATCCTTGTCAAGGGCTGCACAAGTCGCTGTTTTTGCCTTAAATGAGCTACATCATGCCTAGCGATCGAAGCCCATTTCGGGCAGTGATCGCGCCCGACCGGCCAATGTCTGGCCTGGTCGGTCTTGCCCCCCGCCGGGAGGATGAATGCACGGACTGCTGCCCGCGCTGAAACGCGGCTTCAAGAGATGGATCGGCTGGCGACGGCTCGGCGTTGCTGCGAGCGTCTTCATCATCGCCTTCGCGATCACGACGCTTGTGCGCACTCTCAAGGACATCGATACCGGCGTCATCCTGACCGCGTTGACCGAGATTCCCCGCGGCAATATCGGGCTGGCGGCGATCTGCGTCGTCTTCGCGTTCTGTACGCTGACCTTTTACGATTATTTTGCACTGCGAACGATCGGCAAGAAGCATGTGCCCTATCGCATCGCAGCACTCTCCAGCTTCACGTCCTATTCGATCGGCCACAACATCGGCGCCACCGTCTTTACCGGCGGCGCGATCCGTTTCCGGATCTATTCGGACTACGGGCTGAACGCGATCGACGTCGCGAAAATCTGCTTCCTGTCCGGCCTGACCTTCTGGCTCGGTAACATCTTCGTGCTCTCGATCGGCATGGTCATCCATCCGGATGCCGCCTCGTCGATGGATCAACTGCCGTCGTCGATCAACCGGCTGATCGGGCTCGGCGGCCTCGCCTCGATCGGCGCCTATCTGGTCTGGCTCTGCATGGGCGAGAAGCGCCGCGAACTCGGCCAGAAGGGCTGGAAGGTCGTGCTGCCCTCGGCGCCGCTGACGCTGGTCCAGATCCTGATCGGCGTGGTCGATCTCGGCTTCTGCGCAACGGCGATGTACCTGCTGATGCCAGCCAATCCGCCGATCGATTTCATGTCGCTGGCGGTGGTGTTCATCCTGGCGACGCTGATCGGTTTTGCCAGCCACGCGCCCGGCTCGATCGGCGTGTTCGATGTCGCCATGCTGGTCGCGCTGCCCGAATTCGGCCGCGAGCAGCTTCTGGCGACCCTGCTGGTCTTCCGCATCCTCTATTTCGTGATCCCGTTCGGCCTCGCCATCTCCATCATGGGCGCGCGCGAGCTGTGGATGAACGTGGTCCAGCCCTGGCAGGAACGGCGGCGGCTGGCCGAGGCCTGCGCCCAGGCCAACCTGCCCAAGCAGGTGGCAGCGATGGAGCGCGAGCGATCATTGCGGCAGGCCAGCAAGCGTTAAAGCGGGTCAGACTAAGGTTGCGGACGGGGCAGCGATCCTCTCTTATTTCCGCCTCAACTTTGCCGTTGAACACGCGGGCCATGATCCCTTTTTCCTTTCGTACCTTCGCCGCAGGCCTCGTGCTGCTTGCCGGCATTCTGACGTCTTTGCCGCCCGAGCGCGCCGCCGCGCAGGACGCCGGCGCGATGCAAATATCCTGGGAGGTGCGCAACCGCTTCCGCCTGTTCCGCGAGGAGCGCGACTTCCTGCTCCACGTCGAGAACGCACGTAACCGCAGCATCCTCGCCGCCGAGCAGTCGCTGGAGCTCCAGAGCGAGGGCCGCGGCTGGGCCCGCAACATGGTCAACCGGCTCTGCATTGACCTCCAGGGCCGCGTCAACCAGCCCTGCACCCGCGACAACGTCAAAGAGAACTACCTCACCCCGACCGATCACCCGGTGACCGTGCGCCTGGCCGGCGCGGTGCCGGTCGGCGCCACCTGCGCCTGGTCGTTCGACGACGGCGACGGGCCGCAGACCTCGACTTTCGATTGCGCCGAGCCGATCAATCTGCGGGTTCGCTACGGCAAGCAGACGGTCGCGAGCGTCGACGTCTCCTCCGGTTCCGACCCGACCCAGCGCGTCCAGACCGAGATCCAGGTCCGCGACATCTTCGTTGCGGGCCTCGGGGACAGCATCGCCTCCGGCGAAGGCAATCCGGACCGGCCGCTGCCGTTGTCGGACGAAGGATTCTGCTTCCGCTCCTATCTCGGTACTGCCGCCGGCGGCCAATATTACCGGCCGAGCCGGGCCGGCTATAAAGGCGGCCGCGCCTGCGAGGCGCCGGATACGCTCGCCAACTGGCAGCGCTACAGCGCGCTCTGGTTCAATTCGCCCTGCCATCGTTCGCTCTACAGCTACCAGGCCCGCACCGCGCTGGCGCTCGCGGTGCGCTACACCCACATCGCGGTGACCTTTCTGCCGCTCGCCTGCACCGGCGCCAGCATCGGCGACGGCCTCCTGGGCTCGCAGCGCGCCCGCGAATGCCCGCCCGGCAAGACCGGCGTCTGCAACACCAGCGTGAACGCCCAGGTCGCCGAGCTGCGCGAGGCGCTCACCGCCGCCAGGAAGCGGCAGCCCGACCGCACGCTCGACCTCGTGCTGCTCTCGGTCGGCGCCAACGACGTCTACTTCTCCGGCCTCGTCGCCGACGTCATCGTCGACACCGCGACCGAGCGCGCGCTGTTCCGCCGCTCCGGCGTGATGGCGAGCGTCGACGATTCCCGCGATGCGCTGGCACGCGAGCTGCCGCAGAATTTCGTCAAGTTGCGCGAGGCGCTGAAGCCGCTGGTCGGAGGCGACCTCTCGCACGTGGTCTACGTGTCCTACGCCAATCCCGCGCTCGCCGATGGCGGCGTGCCCTGCCGCGGCGGCCGCGCCGGGTTCGACATCCATCCGTCCTTCAACGCCGATCCGCAGCGCCTCGCCCGCGTCTCGACCTTCGTCGACACCGAATTCCTGCCGCAACTGAAGGGGCTCGCCACCTGCACGCGGGGCGCGCTGTGCCGCGATCCCGAAGCCGACCGCATGACCTTCGTGGACTCGCACCAGGCAGCGTTCGCCGACCACGGTTTTTGCGCGCATTCGGGGAACGATCCCGAATTCGATCGCACCTGCTTCGCCGAGAACGGCCAGAGCTTCAATCCCGATATCGTGAGCGCGGCGAGCCAGCCGATGCTGTGCGGCCGCGGTGCATCGGAGTATCGCGCCTACCTGCCGCGCGCACGCTGGATCCGCGATGCGAATGACAGCTATTTCGCCGCGATGACCTATCCGCAAGGCCTGCCGGCGGCGAGCCAGCCAACCGACATCCACGATGCCACCTGGGGCGTGCTCTCCGCCGTCTATGGCGGCGCCGTGCATCCGAGCGCGGAGGGTCACGCCGCGATGGCGGATGCCACTCTGCCGGCTGCGAGCAGCGTGCTCGGATTGGACGCGGTGCCGCCGGGCGTCACGCGCAGTCTTCTCGCGCCGCTGTTGCCGGGCGCGCAGCAGTAGCACGACGCTGCTCCCACACATTCGGTGTCATCGCCCGACTTGATCGGGCGATCCAGTACGCCGTGACGGCGATGATTGAATCGAGAGGCCGCGGCGTACTGGATTCCCCGCTTTCGCGGGGAATGACAGTGGAGCGCTTGGCACAATCTCGCGCATCACCATCGCACATTCGCGTCACCGCACTATCGTTCCCTCCACCTGCCGTTCCATCAATCCAAAAACGGCATCGATCGATACTGCCTTGAACTTGGACACTTTGCCGCGCGCGCCTCTAGGAGTCGCCGTGAGGAAACATTTCGAGTTCTAAGGAGGCGCGTGATGAGCGCAGTGGTGTCCGCAGCGGACGTGAGAAGGTCTCGCGTCAGGCTGTTCATCGTGACCATGTTGTTCCTGGTCACCACCGTCAATTATGCCGACCGCGCCACGCTGTCGATCGCGGGC includes the following:
- a CDS encoding YbhN family protein, whose translation is MHGLLPALKRGFKRWIGWRRLGVAASVFIIAFAITTLVRTLKDIDTGVILTALTEIPRGNIGLAAICVVFAFCTLTFYDYFALRTIGKKHVPYRIAALSSFTSYSIGHNIGATVFTGGAIRFRIYSDYGLNAIDVAKICFLSGLTFWLGNIFVLSIGMVIHPDAASSMDQLPSSINRLIGLGGLASIGAYLVWLCMGEKRRELGQKGWKVVLPSAPLTLVQILIGVVDLGFCATAMYLLMPANPPIDFMSLAVVFILATLIGFASHAPGSIGVFDVAMLVALPEFGREQLLATLLVFRILYFVIPFGLAISIMGARELWMNVVQPWQERRRLAEACAQANLPKQVAAMERERSLRQASKR
- a CDS encoding EAL domain-containing protein, which encodes MHQVLYCLTDQHDWRLVALGGAVCLLASAAAISLFHRARAANGGARVSWVALDAVVAGGGIWATHFIAMQAYGPGAGGAYNIPLTILSLIFAIAVTFIGLSISVSVTRGILVALGGAVVGAGVAAMHYTGMMALEIPARIGWTTGTVTVSIVLGIVLGSLAMVVAGRRDSLASALGATVLLTLAIVSHHFTAMGAVELTPDPAVVISGLSIPPASLSILTASAAAAIIAIALAAAVLDRRAKGELGRQQVVLDTALENMSQGLCMFDAEGKIQLFNERYAAMLGRTDILLTGRLLVDVLREEQAKGQWQGDAGEFFARLVADAREGRTTSQVVTRFGRSIRVVNQPMQGGGWVATFEDITEWLEAQAKISHMARHDALTSLPNRVLFHEQLQQGLRRVKSGDQIAVLCLDLDHFKDINDSLGHPIGDALLKEVGRRLKATVGESDTVARLGGDEFAVVQIGRSEETAARSLAGRLVEVISAPYEIEDHQIVIGVSIGISLSPQDGSNPDELLKNADLALYRAKADGRGTYRFFETGMDARAQARRLLEMDLRAAVQRDEFEAYYQPIRDVASGRVVAFEALLRWNHPQRGLIAPINFIPLAEETGLIVQLGEFVLRSACSDAATWPDDVDVAVNLSPMQFKSPNLIASVTDALTASGLAARRLELEITESVLLQNSEATLTTLHELRAMGVRISLDDFGTGYSSLSYLRSFPFDKIKIDRSFVSELATREDSMAIIRAVTGLGRSLGIVTTAEGVENDAQLELLRREGCTQAQGYFFSKPRPASDVALMLDRPRLRASA
- a CDS encoding MFS transporter, producing the protein MRASTIKYETLAGAPRAGSRLATSLTLAAMSLGYGVVQLDVTIVNTALDAMGKTLGGGVAELQWVVSAYTIAFAAFILTAGALGDRIGAKRIFMAGFAIFTAASLACALSPDAAVLIAARLVQGLAAAILVPNSLALLNHAYADDRERGRAVAVWAAGASLALTAGPFVGGALITLVSWRAIFLVNLPIGLAGLWLSWRYASETTRARSREIDLPGQIAAIGALGALAGAIIEGGSLGWSHPAVIAAFVASAALAVLFVWRESRTAQPMLPLSLFSHRLFTLTTIVGLLVNVAIYGLIFVLSLYFQRINGLSAWWTGLAFVPMMGAVLPVNLLAPRLAERIGSCPTIVVGACISALGCLGLLWIEAGTSYFAIFAQMIAISGGLGLLVPPLTSTLLGSVDKARSGIAAGVLNATRQTGSVLGVALFGSLVASDSAFMMGLHQSLIISAAVLLLAAAVIGLGSYAADDAKA
- a CDS encoding ferritin-like domain-containing protein — encoded protein: MGLFTKDIKTMNDLFVHQLQDIYYAEQQLTKALPKMADKATDPQLKQGFLTHLEETKQHVARLEEVFRMHGAQVKAVDCPAIDGIIEEADETAGEVADKAVLDAALINAAQAAEHYEIVRYGSLIAWAKQLGRNDCATVLAKTLEEEKATDKKLTTLAESKVNLRAAS